One window from the genome of Amycolatopsis sp. NBC_01480 encodes:
- a CDS encoding LacI family DNA-binding transcriptional regulator, with the protein MKAVGGMAGAAGQRQASLTDVAEVAGVSHMTVSRVINGTGPVRPETRARVLAAVEELGYRPNSAARALVTGRSGTLGVVALESNLYGPASTLHGIENAAREAGYAITISSVSRPGRSSISDAVESLRRQAVEGIVVIAPHVTAGRALAGAPSDVPVVAVGGGESAPVPVISVDQYDGARRVTEHLLALGHPTVWHVAGPEDWLEAIDRERGWRETLERHGAEVLPVLRGDWSPASGYAAGRDLAKKPGLEAVFAANDQMALGLLRAFTEAGIAVPGDVHVAGFDDVPEAAYFTPPLTTVRQDFIEVGRRTFGLLTARMGGGDPHARHLVEPELIVRESTGPR; encoded by the coding sequence ATGAAGGCGGTGGGCGGGATGGCGGGAGCGGCCGGGCAGCGGCAGGCCAGTCTGACGGACGTGGCCGAGGTCGCGGGGGTCTCGCACATGACCGTGTCGCGGGTGATCAACGGGACCGGTCCGGTGCGGCCCGAGACGCGGGCCCGGGTGCTGGCCGCGGTGGAAGAACTGGGCTACCGGCCCAATTCCGCCGCCCGCGCGCTGGTCACCGGGCGGTCCGGCACGCTCGGCGTGGTCGCGCTCGAGTCCAATTTGTATGGTCCCGCGAGCACCCTGCACGGGATCGAGAACGCCGCCCGCGAGGCCGGGTACGCCATCACCATCTCCAGCGTCAGCAGGCCAGGGCGATCGTCCATTTCGGACGCCGTGGAGAGTCTGCGCCGCCAGGCGGTGGAGGGCATCGTGGTGATCGCCCCGCATGTCACGGCCGGGCGGGCCCTCGCGGGCGCGCCCTCGGACGTGCCGGTGGTCGCCGTCGGTGGCGGGGAGTCCGCGCCGGTTCCGGTGATTTCGGTGGACCAGTACGACGGCGCCCGCCGCGTGACCGAGCACCTGCTCGCGCTCGGCCACCCGACGGTGTGGCACGTCGCCGGGCCAGAGGACTGGCTGGAGGCGATCGACCGCGAGCGCGGCTGGCGCGAGACGCTGGAGCGCCACGGCGCCGAGGTGCTGCCCGTCCTGCGCGGCGACTGGAGCCCGGCGTCCGGCTACGCGGCCGGCCGCGATCTGGCCAAAAAACCCGGCCTGGAAGCGGTTTTCGCCGCGAACGACCAGATGGCGCTGGGGCTGCTGCGCGCGTTCACCGAGGCCGGCATCGCCGTGCCGGGAGACGTGCACGTGGCGGGCTTCGACGACGTCCCCGAGGCCGCGTACTTCACCCCGCCGCTGACCACGGTGCGCCAGGACTTCATCGAAGTCGGCCGGCGCACCTTCGGCCTGCTCACCGCGCGGATGGGCGGCGGCGACCCGCACGCCCGGCACCTGGTCGAGCCCGAGCTGATCGTCCGGGAGAGCACCGGACCACGCTGA
- the araB gene encoding ribulokinase, with protein sequence MSEPLTVGVDFGTLSGRAVVVRVRDGAELGTAVYEYPHGVVDRTLPATGAPLPPDWALQVPSDYLGVLRTAVPAAIRDAGVDPADVIGLGTDFTACTMVPTAVDGTPLCELPEFAAEPHAYVKLWRHHAAQPQADRINALARYRDEKWLPRYGGLISSEWEFAKALQILEEAPHVYAATVHWVELADWVVWQLTGHYVRNACTAGYKGILQDGQYPSTDFLRELNPEFADFVTGKLDRPLGRLGDRAGPLTAEAAAWTGLPAGIAVAVGNVDAHVTAPAAQAVGSGRMVAIMGTSTCHVLSSRELREVPGMCGVVDGGIVPGLWGYEAGQSGVGDIFAWFVEHGVPPRYHEDARRAGVSLHKHLTSLAANQGIGEHGLVALDWHSGNRSVLVDHELSGVVVGQTLATRAEDTYRALLEATAFGTRMIIESFQRAGVPVTELVVAGGLVRNAFLMQVYADVVNLPLSVIGSDQGPALGSAIHAAVAAGAYPDITAASRAMGSVRRGVYRPVRENVAAYNRLYAEYRELHDHFGRGGNDVLHRLAARRREAASVRKGQS encoded by the coding sequence GTGAGCGAGCCGCTGACGGTCGGCGTCGACTTCGGCACGCTCTCGGGCCGCGCCGTTGTCGTGCGCGTCCGGGACGGGGCCGAGCTGGGCACGGCGGTGTACGAGTACCCGCACGGGGTCGTCGACCGGACGCTGCCCGCGACCGGCGCGCCCCTGCCACCGGACTGGGCGCTGCAGGTCCCGTCGGACTACCTCGGGGTGCTCCGGACCGCCGTCCCCGCCGCGATCCGCGACGCCGGCGTCGATCCCGCGGACGTCATCGGCCTCGGCACCGACTTCACCGCCTGCACGATGGTGCCGACCGCTGTGGACGGAACGCCGCTGTGCGAGCTGCCGGAGTTCGCGGCCGAGCCCCACGCGTACGTGAAGCTGTGGCGCCATCACGCCGCCCAGCCGCAGGCGGACCGGATCAACGCGCTGGCGCGGTACCGCGACGAGAAGTGGCTGCCGCGTTACGGCGGGCTGATCTCCTCGGAGTGGGAGTTCGCGAAGGCGCTGCAGATCCTGGAGGAGGCGCCGCACGTCTATGCCGCGACCGTGCACTGGGTCGAGCTGGCCGACTGGGTCGTCTGGCAGCTCACCGGCCACTACGTCCGCAACGCCTGCACCGCCGGCTACAAGGGCATCCTCCAGGACGGCCAGTACCCCAGCACCGACTTCCTGCGCGAGCTGAACCCCGAGTTCGCCGATTTCGTGACCGGCAAGCTCGACCGGCCGCTCGGCCGTCTCGGCGACCGTGCGGGCCCGCTCACGGCCGAGGCGGCGGCGTGGACCGGCCTGCCGGCGGGCATCGCCGTCGCGGTCGGCAACGTCGACGCGCACGTGACCGCGCCCGCCGCGCAGGCGGTCGGGTCCGGCCGGATGGTCGCGATCATGGGCACCTCGACCTGTCACGTGCTCAGTTCCCGGGAGCTGCGCGAGGTGCCGGGAATGTGCGGGGTGGTGGACGGCGGGATCGTGCCCGGGCTGTGGGGGTACGAGGCCGGGCAGAGCGGAGTCGGCGACATCTTCGCCTGGTTCGTCGAGCACGGTGTCCCGCCGCGGTACCACGAGGACGCGCGACGGGCGGGCGTCTCGCTGCACAAGCACCTCACCTCGCTGGCCGCGAACCAGGGGATCGGCGAGCACGGGCTGGTCGCGCTCGACTGGCACAGCGGCAACCGCTCGGTGCTGGTGGACCACGAGCTGTCCGGGGTCGTCGTCGGACAGACCCTGGCCACCCGCGCCGAGGACACCTACCGCGCGCTGCTGGAGGCGACCGCGTTCGGCACCCGCATGATCATCGAGTCCTTCCAGCGCGCCGGGGTGCCGGTGACCGAGCTGGTGGTGGCGGGCGGGCTGGTGCGCAACGCGTTCCTGATGCAGGTCTACGCGGACGTGGTGAACCTGCCGCTGTCGGTGATCGGCTCGGACCAGGGGCCGGCACTCGGCTCCGCCATCCACGCCGCGGTGGCTGCCGGCGCCTACCCGGACATCACCGCGGCGTCGCGTGCGATGGGCTCCGTCCGGCGCGGGGTGTACCGGCCGGTGCGCGAGAACGTCGCCGCCTACAACCGGCTCTACGCCGAGTACCGCGAGCTGCACGACCACTTCGGCCGCGGCGGCAACGACGTGCTGCACCGCCTCGCCGCCCGCCGCCGCGAGGCCGCCTCCGTCCGGAAAGGACAGTCCTGA
- the araA gene encoding L-arabinose isomerase, with translation MPSQNKPQIWFLTGSQALYGEETLAQVAGQSLEIQRLLASSGRLSAELVGKPVLTEATSIRRLLLEANADAACVGVIAWMHTFSPAKMWIGGLSALRKPLLHLHTQLNESLPWQSIDMDFMNLNQAAHGDREFGHVLTRLAVPRKTVAGHAADPGVVGRIDAWARAAIGADHLRGLRLARFGDNMRDVAVTEGDKVEAQLRFGVSVNTYGVNDLVALVDRVSEKDTDGLVAEYAEAYQVVPELTERGARHESLRYAAKVELGLRQFLGEGGFGAFTTNFEDLGGLRQLPGLAVQRLMADGYGFGGEGDWKTSALLAAVKGMGEGTGLGTSFMEDYTYHFGPGEPKILGAHMLEVCPSIAAARPSCEIHPLGIGGREDPVRLVFDAAPGPGVVLGLADLGDRFRLVANEIDVVPPDEPLPGLPVARAVWRPSPSLATSAESWITAGAPHHTVLTQAVPLETLRDFAHLLGVELLVIDAATTGPGFADRIRWNQAYYRLAQGF, from the coding sequence ATGCCTTCGCAGAACAAGCCCCAAATCTGGTTCCTCACCGGGAGCCAGGCGCTCTACGGCGAGGAGACGCTGGCACAGGTGGCCGGCCAGTCGCTGGAAATCCAGCGGCTGCTGGCCTCGTCCGGGCGGCTGTCGGCCGAGCTGGTCGGCAAGCCGGTGCTGACCGAGGCCACCTCGATCCGCCGCTTGCTGCTGGAGGCCAACGCCGACGCCGCGTGTGTCGGCGTGATCGCCTGGATGCACACCTTCTCGCCGGCGAAGATGTGGATCGGCGGGCTGTCCGCGCTGCGCAAGCCGTTGCTGCACCTGCACACCCAGCTCAACGAGTCGCTGCCGTGGCAGAGCATCGACATGGACTTCATGAACCTGAACCAGGCCGCGCACGGCGACCGCGAGTTCGGGCACGTGCTGACCCGGCTGGCCGTGCCGCGCAAGACCGTCGCCGGGCACGCGGCCGACCCGGGCGTGGTCGGCCGGATCGACGCGTGGGCGCGGGCCGCGATCGGCGCGGACCACCTGCGCGGGCTGCGGCTGGCCCGGTTCGGCGACAACATGCGCGACGTCGCCGTCACCGAGGGCGACAAGGTGGAGGCCCAGCTGCGGTTCGGCGTCTCGGTCAACACCTACGGCGTGAATGACCTGGTCGCACTGGTCGACCGGGTGTCCGAAAAGGACACTGACGGACTGGTGGCCGAGTACGCCGAGGCGTACCAGGTGGTGCCGGAGCTGACCGAGCGCGGTGCCCGGCACGAGTCGCTGCGGTACGCGGCGAAGGTCGAGCTGGGCCTGCGCCAGTTCCTCGGCGAAGGCGGCTTCGGCGCGTTCACCACGAACTTCGAAGACCTCGGCGGACTGCGGCAGCTGCCGGGGCTGGCCGTGCAGCGGCTCATGGCCGACGGCTACGGCTTCGGCGGCGAGGGCGACTGGAAGACCTCCGCCCTGCTGGCCGCGGTGAAGGGGATGGGCGAGGGCACCGGTCTCGGCACCTCGTTCATGGAGGACTACACCTACCACTTCGGGCCGGGCGAGCCGAAGATCCTCGGCGCGCACATGCTGGAGGTCTGCCCCAGCATCGCCGCCGCCCGGCCGTCGTGTGAGATCCACCCGCTCGGCATCGGCGGCCGCGAGGACCCGGTGCGGCTGGTGTTCGACGCGGCGCCCGGCCCCGGTGTGGTGCTCGGCCTGGCCGACCTCGGGGACCGGTTCCGCTTGGTGGCCAACGAAATCGACGTGGTCCCGCCGGACGAGCCGCTGCCCGGGCTGCCGGTCGCGCGCGCGGTCTGGCGGCCCTCGCCGTCGCTGGCCACGTCCGCGGAGTCGTGGATCACCGCCGGCGCGCCGCACCACACCGTGCTGACCCAGGCGGTGCCGCTGGAAACGCTGCGCGACTTCGCGCACCTGCTCGGCGTCGAGCTGCTGGTCATCGACGCCGCCACCACCGGCCCCGGCTTCGCCGACCGGATCCGCTGGAACCAGGCCTACTACCGGCTCGCCCAGGGCTTCTGA
- a CDS encoding cysteine hydrolase family protein, whose translation MGERGFARTKGTILSRTALLLMDLQRNHLARMPADFLPRAVHALETARTAGILVVHVAARLRPGHVDAHPRNKIFGGLPPHVLTADDPGAVIHPDVAPADGEVVVRKNRISAFAGNDLRQVLDAQDVGHLVLAGISTSGVVLSTALQAVDLDYRVTVLADACADPDPDLHETLVRELFPQRGEVTTVGEWEPAP comes from the coding sequence ATGGGGGAGAGGGGCTTCGCCCGAACGAAAGGCACGATTTTGTCCCGCACCGCCCTGCTGCTCATGGATCTCCAGCGGAACCATCTCGCCCGTATGCCTGCCGATTTCCTGCCCCGCGCCGTGCACGCCCTCGAAACGGCGCGCACCGCGGGGATCCTGGTCGTCCACGTGGCCGCCCGGCTGCGTCCCGGCCACGTGGATGCCCACCCCCGCAACAAGATCTTCGGCGGCCTCCCGCCACACGTGTTGACCGCTGACGACCCCGGCGCCGTCATCCACCCCGACGTCGCCCCCGCTGACGGCGAGGTCGTCGTCCGCAAGAACCGGATCAGCGCGTTCGCCGGGAACGACCTCCGGCAGGTGCTGGACGCCCAGGACGTCGGGCACCTGGTCCTGGCCGGGATCTCCACCAGCGGAGTCGTGCTATCCACTGCCCTGCAGGCCGTCGACCTCGACTACCGGGTGACCGTGCTGGCCGACGCCTGCGCCGACCCGGACCCGGACCTGCACGAAACCCTCGTCCGCGAACTCTTCCCCCAGCGCGGCGAGGTCACCACCGTCGGCGAATGGGAGCCGGCGCCGTGA
- the mmsA gene encoding multiple monosaccharide ABC transporter ATP-binding protein, whose translation MTELETTELETTELLGMRGITKTFPGVTALADVTLSVRRGEIHAICGENGAGKSTLMKVLSGVHPQGSYDGEIRFDGELCQFGSVRDSERRGIVIIHQELALCGQLSIAENIFLGNERARRGFVDWNRTNHEAAALLRRVGLAEAPVTPVRDLGVGKQQLVEIAKALSKQVRLLILDEPTAALNDDDSAHLLDLLRGLREDGVTSVIISHKLGEVIAIADTVTILRDGRTIDTLDAAGLTEERLITGMVGRDLEHRFPPREPDIGEEVLRIEDWTVHSPTQPGRVVVDRANLTLRRGEVVGLAGLMGAGRTELAMSVFGRSYGTGISGRLVKDGVPIEVRSVRDAVRHGLAYATEDRKRYGLNLIEDVQRNVSAAGLPKLARRGWVNEPAEHDTAARFRRDLRIKAPSVRSVTGKLSGGNQQKVVLAKWIFTDPDVLILDEPTRGIDVGAKFEIYSIINSLAAQGKAILVISSELPELLGLCDRIYALSAGRVTGEATREQASQELLMQYMTKERQ comes from the coding sequence ATGACCGAGCTTGAAACGACCGAGCTTGAAACGACGGAGCTGCTCGGCATGCGCGGGATCACCAAGACCTTCCCCGGGGTCACCGCGCTCGCCGACGTCACCCTTTCCGTGCGCCGCGGGGAGATCCACGCGATTTGCGGGGAGAACGGCGCCGGGAAGTCGACGTTGATGAAGGTGCTCTCCGGCGTGCACCCGCAGGGCAGCTACGACGGCGAGATCCGGTTCGACGGCGAGCTGTGCCAGTTCGGCTCGGTGCGCGACAGCGAGCGCCGGGGGATCGTGATCATCCACCAGGAGCTGGCGCTGTGCGGGCAGCTTTCGATCGCGGAGAACATCTTCCTGGGCAACGAGCGGGCGCGGCGCGGGTTCGTCGACTGGAACCGCACCAACCACGAGGCCGCCGCGCTGCTGCGGCGGGTCGGGCTCGCGGAGGCCCCGGTGACGCCGGTGCGTGACCTCGGCGTCGGCAAGCAGCAGCTGGTGGAGATCGCGAAGGCGCTGTCGAAGCAGGTGCGGCTGCTCATCCTGGACGAGCCGACGGCGGCGCTGAACGACGATGACTCCGCGCACCTGCTCGACCTGCTGCGGGGGCTGCGCGAGGACGGCGTCACGTCGGTGATCATCTCCCACAAGCTCGGCGAGGTGATCGCGATCGCCGACACCGTCACGATCCTGCGCGACGGCCGCACGATCGACACCCTCGACGCGGCTGGCCTGACCGAGGAGCGCCTGATCACCGGCATGGTCGGGCGCGACCTCGAGCACCGCTTCCCACCGCGCGAGCCCGACATCGGCGAGGAGGTACTGCGGATCGAGGACTGGACGGTGCACAGCCCGACCCAGCCGGGCCGGGTCGTGGTCGACCGCGCCAACCTGACGCTGCGGCGCGGGGAGGTGGTCGGCCTGGCCGGGCTGATGGGCGCGGGCCGGACCGAGCTGGCGATGAGCGTGTTCGGCCGCTCCTACGGCACCGGCATCTCCGGCCGGCTGGTGAAGGACGGCGTGCCGATCGAGGTGCGGTCGGTCCGCGACGCGGTCCGGCACGGCCTCGCGTACGCCACCGAGGACCGCAAGCGCTACGGCCTGAACCTGATCGAAGACGTCCAGCGCAACGTCTCGGCGGCCGGGCTGCCGAAGCTGGCGCGCCGCGGCTGGGTGAACGAGCCCGCCGAGCACGACACCGCCGCGCGGTTCCGGCGGGACCTGCGGATCAAGGCGCCGAGCGTGCGCAGCGTGACCGGGAAGCTCTCGGGCGGCAACCAGCAGAAGGTGGTGCTGGCCAAGTGGATCTTCACCGACCCGGACGTGCTGATCCTCGACGAGCCGACCCGCGGCATCGACGTCGGCGCGAAGTTCGAGATCTACTCGATCATCAACTCCCTTGCCGCGCAAGGGAAAGCGATCCTGGTGATCAGCTCCGAGCTGCCGGAGCTGCTTGGCCTGTGCGACCGGATCTACGCGCTGTCCGCGGGCCGGGTGACCGGTGAGGCCACCCGCGAGCAAGCCTCCCAGGAACTGCTGATGCAGTACATGACGAAGGAACGGCAATGA
- the mmsB gene encoding multiple monosaccharide ABC transporter permease — MTATDTARPAAPPGAAPARRISINPRQSGIYVAFALIVVLFEVLTGGALLEPQNISNIIVQNSYVLILAVGMILVIISGHIDLSAGSVVAMTGAVSAVLMVNLHVPWPIAVLITLVTGALIGAWQGYWVAYFGIPAFIVTLAGMLAFRALTLTVLGNQGIGPFPDAIRTLSNGFTDGYLGNIGLGPLGGADLLSLLAGVVAVAAIAVTQQRKRSARLGYGQEVDPYPVFVAKVAGAAILVLAVVVQLARFKNLPWVLILLAVLVVGYSLVAGRSVFGRHVYAVGGNLQAATLSGIKVKSVTFWIFVNMGVLAALAGIIFAGRLNQAGPTAGVNFELDAIAAAFIGGAAVQGGVGKVVGAITGGLIMAVINNGMSLIGAPSERVMLVKGIVLLAAVAYDIWTKRRGTA; from the coding sequence ATGACTGCAACGGACACGGCCCGGCCCGCCGCGCCCCCGGGCGCCGCCCCCGCGCGGCGGATCTCGATCAACCCGCGCCAGAGCGGGATCTACGTCGCCTTCGCGCTGATCGTGGTGCTGTTCGAGGTGCTCACCGGCGGCGCGCTGCTGGAGCCGCAGAACATCTCGAACATCATCGTGCAGAACTCCTACGTGCTGATCCTGGCGGTCGGCATGATCCTGGTGATCATCTCCGGGCACATCGACCTGTCCGCCGGGTCCGTGGTGGCGATGACCGGCGCGGTCTCCGCGGTGCTGATGGTGAACCTGCACGTGCCGTGGCCGATCGCGGTGCTGATCACCCTGGTCACCGGCGCGTTGATCGGCGCATGGCAGGGCTACTGGGTCGCCTACTTCGGCATCCCGGCGTTCATCGTGACGCTGGCCGGGATGCTGGCGTTCCGTGCGCTCACCCTGACCGTGCTGGGCAACCAGGGCATCGGCCCGTTCCCCGACGCGATCCGCACCCTGTCCAACGGCTTCACCGACGGCTACCTCGGTAACATCGGGCTCGGCCCGCTCGGCGGCGCCGACCTGCTCAGCCTGCTGGCCGGCGTGGTCGCGGTCGCCGCCATCGCCGTCACCCAGCAGCGCAAGCGCTCCGCGCGGCTCGGTTACGGCCAGGAGGTCGACCCGTACCCGGTGTTCGTCGCGAAGGTGGCCGGGGCCGCGATCCTGGTGCTCGCCGTGGTCGTGCAGCTGGCGCGGTTCAAGAACCTGCCGTGGGTGCTGATCCTGCTGGCCGTGCTGGTGGTCGGCTACTCGCTGGTGGCGGGCCGCTCGGTGTTCGGCCGGCACGTCTACGCGGTCGGCGGCAACCTCCAGGCGGCGACGCTGTCCGGGATCAAGGTCAAATCGGTGACGTTCTGGATCTTCGTGAACATGGGCGTGCTGGCCGCGCTCGCGGGGATCATCTTCGCCGGGCGGCTCAACCAGGCCGGGCCGACGGCGGGCGTGAACTTCGAGCTCGACGCGATCGCCGCCGCGTTCATCGGCGGCGCGGCCGTGCAGGGCGGCGTCGGCAAGGTGGTCGGCGCGATCACCGGCGGCCTGATCATGGCGGTGATCAACAACGGCATGTCCCTGATCGGCGCCCCGAGCGAGCGCGTGATGCTGGTCAAGGGGATCGTGCTGCTGGCCGCCGTGGCCTACGACATCTGGACCAAGCGGCGGGGGACCGCCTGA
- a CDS encoding SDR family NAD(P)-dependent oxidoreductase, with the protein MTTNTTPIGLLTGKVVFITGASRGIGEAAARLFSREGAAVVLAARGTEALDRIVTEIRAEGGVADAVALDLADQAGVRAAVGRVEELHGRIDGAFNNGAAIQQRPGPLDTTSDEDIDEQFAVNFRSHWTAMTAEAALMRRTGGGAIVNTSSIGSRRANPRLPAYGAMKRALNSITETAAVSWAGDGIRVNGITPGGTATEMIDAWETATPGVIDQIKASIPLGRMAEPREVAEAAAWLLSDRASMVTGAIIPVDGGAGA; encoded by the coding sequence ATGACCACCAACACCACTCCGATCGGCCTGCTCACCGGCAAGGTCGTGTTCATCACCGGCGCCAGCCGCGGCATCGGCGAGGCCGCCGCCCGGCTCTTCTCCCGGGAAGGCGCGGCCGTCGTGCTCGCCGCCCGCGGCACCGAAGCCCTCGACCGCATCGTCACCGAGATCCGTGCGGAAGGCGGCGTCGCCGACGCTGTTGCTCTCGACCTCGCGGACCAGGCGGGCGTCCGCGCCGCCGTCGGCCGCGTCGAGGAACTGCACGGCCGGATCGACGGCGCCTTCAACAACGGCGCGGCCATCCAGCAGCGGCCCGGCCCGCTCGACACCACCAGCGACGAGGACATCGACGAGCAGTTCGCAGTGAACTTCCGCTCCCACTGGACCGCCATGACCGCCGAGGCCGCGCTGATGCGCCGCACCGGCGGCGGCGCGATCGTGAACACCTCGAGCATCGGCAGCCGCCGCGCGAACCCCCGCCTACCGGCGTACGGCGCCATGAAGCGCGCGCTCAACAGCATCACCGAAACCGCCGCGGTCAGCTGGGCCGGTGACGGCATCCGGGTCAACGGCATCACCCCCGGCGGCACCGCCACGGAAATGATCGACGCCTGGGAGACCGCGACCCCGGGCGTCATCGACCAGATCAAGGCGTCGATCCCGCTGGGCCGGATGGCCGAGCCGCGCGAAGTCGCCGAGGCAGCCGCCTGGCTGCTCAGCGACCGCGCCTCGATGGTGACCGGCGCGATCATCCCGGTCGACGGCGGGGCCGGCGCCTAG
- the chvE gene encoding multiple monosaccharide ABC transporter substrate-binding protein: MRFIRGIRGAAVAALALTLAACGSSVKTADQAPSGGSAAGALVGVTMPTKSSERWIHDGDNIKSALEKLGYKVDLQYAENDIPTQVNQIENQITKGARLLVIASIDGTSLTTQLQEAADHKIPVIAYDRLLTNSPNVDYYATFDNFKVGVEQANSLLKGLGTGPGPFNIELFGGSPDDNNATFFFNGAMSVLKPLMDSGKLVVKSGQTTFAPTAILRWDPATAQRRMEDLLTKTYTGGAKVAGVLSPYDGLSIGILSALKSNGYGTAGQPYPVVTGQDAEVASVKSIIAGEQYSTVFKDTRQLADVTVKMADTVLKGGKAQVNNTTDYNNGKKIVPSYLLQPVVVDKANYQKELVDSGYYTAGELK; the protein is encoded by the coding sequence ATGAGGTTCATCCGAGGGATTCGAGGAGCCGCAGTCGCGGCGTTGGCGCTGACCCTGGCCGCCTGCGGGTCGAGCGTGAAAACCGCCGACCAGGCCCCGTCCGGCGGTTCGGCCGCCGGGGCGCTGGTCGGGGTCACGATGCCGACGAAATCGTCCGAGCGCTGGATCCACGACGGCGACAACATCAAGTCGGCGCTGGAAAAGCTCGGCTACAAGGTCGACCTGCAGTACGCCGAGAACGACATCCCCACCCAGGTCAACCAGATCGAGAACCAGATCACCAAGGGCGCGCGGCTGCTGGTGATCGCCTCCATCGACGGCACCTCGCTGACCACGCAGCTGCAGGAGGCGGCGGACCACAAGATCCCGGTGATCGCCTACGACCGGCTGCTGACCAACAGCCCGAACGTCGACTACTACGCCACCTTCGACAACTTCAAGGTCGGCGTCGAGCAGGCGAATTCGCTGCTCAAGGGCCTCGGCACCGGACCGGGCCCGTTCAACATCGAGCTGTTCGGCGGCTCCCCGGACGACAACAACGCGACGTTCTTCTTCAACGGCGCCATGTCCGTGCTCAAACCCCTGATGGACAGCGGGAAGCTGGTCGTGAAGAGCGGCCAGACGACGTTCGCGCCGACCGCGATCCTGCGCTGGGACCCGGCCACCGCGCAGCGGCGCATGGAGGACCTGCTCACCAAGACCTACACCGGCGGAGCGAAGGTCGCCGGCGTGCTTTCGCCGTACGACGGGCTTTCCATCGGCATCCTCTCGGCGCTCAAGAGCAACGGCTACGGCACCGCCGGCCAGCCGTACCCCGTGGTCACCGGGCAGGACGCCGAGGTCGCGTCGGTCAAGTCCATCATCGCCGGGGAGCAGTACTCGACCGTCTTCAAGGACACCCGCCAGCTGGCCGACGTCACCGTGAAGATGGCCGACACCGTGCTCAAGGGCGGCAAGGCGCAGGTCAACAACACCACCGACTACAACAACGGCAAGAAGATCGTGCCGTCCTACCTGCTGCAGCCCGTGGTCGTGGACAAGGCCAACTACCAGAAGGAGCTCGTCGACTCCGGCTACTACACCGCGGGCGAGCTGAAATGA
- a CDS encoding L-ribulose-5-phosphate 4-epimerase produces MADTALAEELLGTVAELRRTVADLHGELTRNALVAWTAGNVSARVPGRELMVIKPSGVSYDELSADTMVVTDLHGRLRHGELAPSSDTAAHAYVYRHLPEVGGVVHTHSTYATAWAARGEPIPCVLTMIADEFGGEIPVGPFALIGDDSIGRGIVETLRASRSPAVLMRNHGPFTVGRTARDAVKAAVLVEDVARTVHKAFELGTPEPLPPADVDRLYTRYQNVYGQR; encoded by the coding sequence ATGGCTGACACGGCACTGGCCGAGGAACTGCTCGGCACCGTCGCCGAACTGCGCCGGACGGTCGCGGACCTGCACGGCGAGCTGACCCGCAACGCGCTGGTCGCGTGGACCGCAGGCAACGTCTCGGCGCGGGTGCCGGGGCGCGAGCTGATGGTGATCAAGCCGTCCGGGGTGTCCTACGACGAGCTGTCCGCGGACACGATGGTCGTCACCGACCTGCACGGGCGGCTGCGCCACGGCGAGCTCGCGCCGTCCTCCGACACCGCCGCGCACGCCTACGTCTACCGGCACCTGCCCGAGGTCGGCGGGGTGGTGCACACGCACTCCACCTACGCCACCGCGTGGGCCGCGCGCGGCGAGCCGATCCCTTGCGTGCTCACGATGATCGCGGACGAGTTCGGCGGGGAGATCCCGGTCGGGCCGTTCGCGCTGATCGGCGACGACTCCATCGGCCGCGGCATCGTCGAGACGCTGCGGGCCAGCCGTTCCCCGGCCGTGCTGATGCGCAACCACGGCCCGTTCACCGTCGGGCGCACCGCGCGGGACGCGGTCAAGGCGGCGGTGCTGGTGGAGGACGTGGCCCGGACCGTCCACAAGGCCTTCGAGCTGGGCACGCCCGAGCCGCTGCCCCCGGCCGACGTCGACCGGCTCTACACCCGCTACCAGAACGTCTACGGCCAGCGCTGA